One Triticum dicoccoides isolate Atlit2015 ecotype Zavitan chromosome 5B, WEW_v2.0, whole genome shotgun sequence genomic window carries:
- the LOC119305003 gene encoding probable E3 ubiquitin-protein ligase WAVH2, whose protein sequence is MALFHDDEKPSSPNNAGSKDGLVTMAIPAYNRKDVGLTKDTVTAMVEISATSSAAMREGLDLVAVLDVSGSMGGDKIESVKKALQFVIMKLTPVDRLSIVTFDSTARSLNPLRSMTQAAQTDLKAIVNRLAAGGGTDIKAGLDLGLAVLAGRVHTDSRTPNIFLMSDGQTSGDPRQVNPGEVAVYTFGFGAGTDHKLLSDLAKKSTGGTYSAVPDGTNLSAPFSQLLGGLLTVVAQDVQLTLEPNNSDGDLDKMTVAPGTDYTTTTDDKSGLITIKFGTLFSGEARKVAVNFTLRDSDETEEYDATLAEARHSYAGQKTRQPPENILIVRTPNPSPADPSTAGASQRTVQAEELRRLHANTIGAASLLADAEKLEEARDKIMDAQNAVEDIMLDDGEKMVNALRAELLQLLTFMESQALYNERGHPYALATIASHGRQRTAGRGDEGEVISLYVTPRMIAYLEQAKRFEENPEEPVPTADDDVEEEIRNDPFGTIAAPLALYLDTAIQALQSIKKVLAGASQRKR, encoded by the exons ATGGCGTTGTTCCACGACGACGAGAAGCCTTCTTCTCCGAATAATGCAG GGAGCAAAGATGGGCTGGTGACCATGGCAATTCCGGCGTACAACAGGAAAGATGTGGGGCTGACCAAGGATACAGTGACGGCGATGGTGGAGATCAGCGCCACATCCTCCGCCGCCATGAGGGAGGGGCTGGACCTGGTGGCGGTGCTGGACGTGAGCGGCAGCATGGGCGGGGACAAGATCGAGAGCGTGAAGAAGGCCCTGCAGTTCGTCATCATGAAGCTCACCCCCGTGGACCGCCTCTCCATCGTCACCTTCGACAGCACCGCCCGCAGCCTCAACCCGCTGCGCTCCATGACGCAGGCTGCCCAGACCGACCTCAAGGCCATCGTCAACCGcctggcggccggcggcggcaccgACATAAAGGCCGGCCTTGACCTGGGGCTGGCCGTCCTTGCTGGCCGCGTCCACACCGATTCCCGCACCCCCAACATCTTCCTCATGTCCGACGGGCAGACCTCCGGTGACCCCAGGCAAGTGAACCCCGGCGAAGTGGCGGTATACACCTTCGGTTTCGGCGCTGGCACGGACCACAAGCTGCTGAGCGACCTGGCCAAGAAGTCTACTGGCGGGACGTACAGCGCGGTGCCGGACGGGACCAACCTCAGCGCGCCCTTCTCGCAGCTGCTGGGCGGCCTGCTCACGGTGGTGGCACAGGACGTGCAGCTCACGCTCGAGCCCAACAACTCCGATGGCGACCTGGACAAGATGACCGTGGCCCCCGGCACCGACTACACCACCACCACCGACGACAAGAGcggcctcatcaccatcaagttcggCACCCTCTTCAGCGGAGAAGCGCGCAAGGTGGCCGTCAACTTCACGCTCAGGGACAGCGACGAGACCGAGGAGTACGACGCCACCTTGGCTGAGGCGCGGCACAGCTACGCCGGGCAGAAGACGCGCCAGCCTCCGGAGAACATCTtgatcgtgcgcacgcccaaccCAAGCCCTGCCGACCCCTCCACCGCCGGCGCCTCCCAGCGCACGGTGCAGGCCGAGGAGCTGCGCCGGCTGCACGCCAACACGATCGGCGCCGCGAGCCTCCTcgcggacgccgagaagctggaggAGGCGCGGGACAAGATCATGGACGCGCAGAACGCGGTGGAGGACATCATGCTGGACGACGGGGAGAAGATGGTCAACGCGCTCCGCGCCGAGCTGCTGCAGCTGCTCACCTTCATGGAGTCCCAGGCGCTCTACAACGAGCGCGGGCACCCCTACGCGCTCGCCACCATTGCGTCGCACGGGCGCCAGCGCACTGCTGGTAGGGGCGATGAGGGGGAGGTCATCTCCCTCTACGTCACGCCGCGCATGATCGCCTACCTGGAGCAGGCCAAGAGGTTCGAGGAGAACCCGGAGGAGCCGGTGCCCACCGCCGACGACGACGTCGAGGAGGAGATAAGAAACGACCCCTTCGGCAccatcgccgccccgctcgccttgTACCTCGACACCGCCATACAGGCGCTGCAGTCCATCAAGAAGGTGCTCGCCGGCGCCAGCCAGCGCAAGCGCTGA